TTTTAATTAAATTTATTTATAATAAAAATCTAATTTTATATTATACGATAAAATTATATTTTAGCTATTGGAGAATTAACCATGAAAGATTATTTAATTAAGTCAAATGCAGAAACTAATCCTGAATATGGATGTAATCCTTATGAAAGACCTATTGAAGAACATATAGCTAAAGGTATAATTAATTTAGACAAACCCTCTGGCCCTACTTCTCATGAAATTGACTCATGGATTAAACGTATTTTAAATTTGGAAAAATCTGGGCACGGAGGAACTCTTGATCCTAAAGTTACTGGAATTTTGCCAGTGGGGTTAAATGATGCAACCCGTGCAATACAACTTCTTTTAACAGCTCCGAAGGAATATGTTTGTTTATTAACATTCCATCAAGATGTTTCACAAGATAGGATTCATGAAGTCTTTGAGGAATTCACAGGTAAAATATTCCAGCTTCCTCCGGTTAAATCAGCTGTAAAACGTGAAATGAGAACACGTAATATTTACTATTCAACTATTTATGAAATTGAAGGTCGTGATGTTTTATTCAGAATAGGTTGTGAAGCTGGAACTTATGTTAGAACCTATTGTCATAATATTGGAGAGGCCTTGAGTGTTGGATCTCATATGGCTGAGCTTAGAAGGACTCAAGTTGGGTTTTTCAATGAGAAAAATCATTTAATGACTCTTCAAGATGTAACTGATGCGTATCATTTTTGGAGAGAAGATGGGGATGAATCATTCTTACGTGAAGCTATAATGCCTATGGAGAGGGCTGCGGATTATTTACCAAAAATAATTGTTAAGGATTCTGCTGTTGATGCGATTTGTCATGGTGCAGACTTAGCTTGTGGAGGCATTGCTGAGTTAACAGGTAATATTAAAAAAAATGATATTGTGGCAATTGAAACACTTAAAGGGGAATTAATTGGTGCCGGTCATTCATTATTAACTTCTAACGAGATTTTAGAAGCAGATTCAGGTTTTGCTGTTAATGTTTCTAAAGTGTTTATGAAACCAGATACTTATCCGAGATTTTGGAAGTAGTGTTTTTATTTTATTTTTTTTTCAGTTTAATGGAATTTAAAAACTTTTAATCATTATTATGCAATAATCTATATTAAAAACCACATGTTGGTATGGAATAATATTATATGCTAAAATAAAACGCATAACTGCTAAAAAAAATAATAAAAATTAAAAAAGCATTAATTTTAAAAATTCTGTTTTATGTTCTCAAAAAAAGAAATGGAAAAGCTAAAATGCTCCTCCACCTCCACCTCCTGATCCTCCTCCAAGGCTACCGAATCCATCAGAGTCAGATGAAGGATTAGCCGCACTCTCGCCAGTTATGAATGCAGCACTCATCATACTGTATCCGCCATAATAATGATATCTGAATACATCTTCATCATAGTTGGATATATTTGGTACTTGCAGTTTCATGGAGTCATAAACCTTGTCTGCTATTCCAAGAGCCGCACCATAAATCAAGTACTTTTTCCAAACGATTATAGATTCTGGAGGGTATTCTTTAATTAAACTACTGTCTTCTAAAAATTTCTTCAAATTTTTCCATTTGAGATAGTAGAGTCTACCTTCTTCAGTCCATTTTCCAAAAATATCTTCGTTTACTAAAAGAATGGCGATTGAAAATATTAATAGAAATATTCCTCCAATTATGCAATACAGTCCATTTTTAAGTGGGGTTGTAAATCCAAGAATAGCAATTATTATACTGAATACAATTCCTATTAATCCAATACCCATAATTATTGTAGAACCAGTATTGTCAAAGTATTTTGCAGGATTTGTTTCATTTTTAACTGATGTTTCCCAGTCTCCAATTTTCTCCATAAACCATTTAGCATTGTCTTCTGATGATAATTGTTCATTAAGTGCTGAAAGATTCAAGATATTATTTGCCGAAAAATGATGTAATGTGTCAAATACAATTTTTTCATTTGTACTTAATTCTTCTTTACTATTAAATGTCAAAAGCAAATCATTTGTTTGGCTGTGAATATCCTCTTGGGTATCTAAATTAATAGCTTTTTTGTCAATAATGCTCATTATTGAAGCTTCAAATCCTTTCATATTTGGGGTTCCAATATCTGTTCTGTTTTCAATAAGTGCATTAACAACTTCTGGCGGATCATCAGTTGGCAAATCTCTTTCATAAATTCCATCGTAATTTACTTCAGGTTCTCTACCATATTTTAAATATGTGAATATTGCACCAATGGGACTTAAAAGAGATAATAATCCTAGAATTATATAAGCGGTATTCCAAAAGTTACGTCCGTTAACGCTGTCTTCCAAATTTTTCATTATCATGTCACGGCCGTTTTGATTCACATGTTTTGCATAAGTTGCATTATTAAAATCACTTAATGGCATTAGGACAAGTAATTCATAAAATTCACCTTTGGGAATAGATGAAGTTTGTGCTGTTATTGTATCTCCGTTTATTGATGAGGATTTATTATATTCCTGGGGATTTAAGAAATATTCATTCCCTTTATCTCCAGGCAGATGTATCTTAGCTGTTAAACTTCCAACACCAACATCCCATTCTTCACCCCAGAGTTTATATTGGAGTTCGCCAACATCATTAAAAAGAGTCACTACATTAGTGATATCATAACTAATGTAAACTGTCACATCACAATCTTTTATGCCTTGTGTGTGGGCTGCATCAGAGTATAAATAAATCTTTAAATGTTTATAACCCTTATCATCACTTTCTTTTAAAACAGGATAAGCGCCATTGGCCGAAACTTTAATATTTTCAATCCTTTCTCCGGATTTTAGGGGAATATCCCTATAAATTCCATTAAAAGCTCCGTCAAATGCATAATCATACTTTTCATCTACATGCAGTAGACCATCATTTCCAACTGTTAAATCTATAAATGCTTGATTTATGGTGTAACTTCTATCATCGTCTGCCGATACAAATGTGATTGTTGAAAATAATATTAAAAAAAGTAAGATTATACAAAATGTTTTTTTAACATTCATATAATCGCCCTTATTTAAAATTCAACTTGTGGAACTGCTTTTTCTGTTTCAGGAGCTTTAAAAAATTCTTCTTCTTTAAAACCAAATAAACCTGCAATGAGGTTACTTGGGAATTGCTGACAGGAATTATTGAATTTTAAAACAATATCATTGTAGAATTGCCGTGAATATGCAATTTTATCTTCAGTGTCACTCAATTCCTTTTGTAATTGTTGGAAATTACTATTGGCTTTTAAGTCAGGATAACTTTCAGCAACTGCAAAAAGTGATTTTAATGCATCTGTTAATTGGTTATCTGCAGCACTAACTTCTTCAACAGAAGATGCACTCATAACACTAGCTCTAGCTTTTGTAACTTCTTCTAAAACACCTTTTTCGTGTGAAGCGTAACCTTTTACAGTTTCTACCAAATTCGGTATTAAATCATTTCTACGTTTAAGTTGAACATCGATTTGTGAATAACTGTTTTTTACACGGTTTCTAAGTCCAACGAGACTATTGTACATATGAATTACTGTTCCTATAATTATGATTACAATCACAATAATTACTATCATTAGTATGTCCATTTTATCACCTACAAATTATATATACTACTTTTGTTTAAATATACTTTGTCATTTAAAATTTACACATGATTAAAATATAATTATGTACTGTAATCATTATTTTTTAAA
This window of the Methanobrevibacter sp. V74 genome carries:
- a CDS encoding DUF2207 domain-containing protein; translated protein: MNVKKTFCIILLFLILFSTITFVSADDDRSYTINQAFIDLTVGNDGLLHVDEKYDYAFDGAFNGIYRDIPLKSGERIENIKVSANGAYPVLKESDDKGYKHLKIYLYSDAAHTQGIKDCDVTVYISYDITNVVTLFNDVGELQYKLWGEEWDVGVGSLTAKIHLPGDKGNEYFLNPQEYNKSSSINGDTITAQTSSIPKGEFYELLVLMPLSDFNNATYAKHVNQNGRDMIMKNLEDSVNGRNFWNTAYIILGLLSLLSPIGAIFTYLKYGREPEVNYDGIYERDLPTDDPPEVVNALIENRTDIGTPNMKGFEASIMSIIDKKAINLDTQEDIHSQTNDLLLTFNSKEELSTNEKIVFDTLHHFSANNILNLSALNEQLSSEDNAKWFMEKIGDWETSVKNETNPAKYFDNTGSTIIMGIGLIGIVFSIIIAILGFTTPLKNGLYCIIGGIFLLIFSIAILLVNEDIFGKWTEEGRLYYLKWKNLKKFLEDSSLIKEYPPESIIVWKKYLIYGAALGIADKVYDSMKLQVPNISNYDEDVFRYHYYGGYSMMSAAFITGESAANPSSDSDGFGSLGGGSGGGGGGAF
- a CDS encoding LemA family protein, with protein sequence MDILMIVIIVIVIIIIGTVIHMYNSLVGLRNRVKNSYSQIDVQLKRRNDLIPNLVETVKGYASHEKGVLEEVTKARASVMSASSVEEVSAADNQLTDALKSLFAVAESYPDLKANSNFQQLQKELSDTEDKIAYSRQFYNDIVLKFNNSCQQFPSNLIAGLFGFKEEEFFKAPETEKAVPQVEF
- a CDS encoding RNA-guided pseudouridylation complex pseudouridine synthase subunit Cbf5, which translates into the protein MKDYLIKSNAETNPEYGCNPYERPIEEHIAKGIINLDKPSGPTSHEIDSWIKRILNLEKSGHGGTLDPKVTGILPVGLNDATRAIQLLLTAPKEYVCLLTFHQDVSQDRIHEVFEEFTGKIFQLPPVKSAVKREMRTRNIYYSTIYEIEGRDVLFRIGCEAGTYVRTYCHNIGEALSVGSHMAELRRTQVGFFNEKNHLMTLQDVTDAYHFWREDGDESFLREAIMPMERAADYLPKIIVKDSAVDAICHGADLACGGIAELTGNIKKNDIVAIETLKGELIGAGHSLLTSNEILEADSGFAVNVSKVFMKPDTYPRFWK